In Acuticoccus sp. I52.16.1, a single genomic region encodes these proteins:
- a CDS encoding hydantoinase/oxoprolinase family protein has protein sequence MPSSSSALSIAVDIGGTFTDVALVDHATGTKWRAKTPSVPSDPSEAFLNGIRLALADAGREASALTQVLHGTTVATNMILENKGAKTALVTTRGFRHVLAIGRQDIPRAANLYTWVKPKRPVPPSRIVEVDERILAGGIVGTPLDEESVHAAARALAKMDVEAVAVCLMHAFANPEHERRTAEILAAALPGVAVTTSTDVLPEVREFERSLTTVLNAAVMPGITTYVGRLERRLADEGIAAPLLLMQSNGGVAGAEAIRKAPALTALSGPAAGVVGAAADAAACGIADIITVDIGGTSADICLIEGGRIGLTQKGSVGAWPLPLPMVDMVTIGAGGGSLAKVERATLSVGPQSAGAMPGPAAYGRGGTAPTVTDAHVVLGHLPARLLGGKMALDVEAARRSVAEHVAEPLGLDVATAARGILAIADNHMVGAVRVVSVERGHDPRDFTLVPFGGAGPLHGCALADLLGIRRVMIPVAPGVLCADGLLAADLKAEFSRTLPKAGPVEVEAAGAILAALSARATAWFDAEGVAAADRRTASVALLRYHGQGNELAVPWAETRADVEARFAERHEALYGFALDAPIELVTLRIEAIGVASEPTRNPLPAGNRPEPTETVAVHFADGAREVPVYDRATFGAGTRFDGPAIVSQFDTTTLVAPGWSGTVHPSGAILLTKEPA, from the coding sequence GCGCGCCAAGACGCCGAGCGTCCCGTCCGATCCGTCCGAAGCGTTCCTCAACGGCATCCGCCTGGCGCTCGCCGACGCGGGGCGCGAGGCGTCGGCGCTGACGCAGGTGCTGCACGGCACCACCGTCGCCACCAACATGATCCTCGAAAACAAGGGCGCCAAGACCGCGCTGGTGACGACGCGCGGCTTCCGTCACGTCCTCGCCATCGGCCGGCAGGACATTCCGCGGGCGGCCAACCTCTACACCTGGGTCAAGCCCAAACGCCCCGTGCCGCCTTCGCGCATCGTCGAGGTGGACGAGCGCATTCTCGCCGGCGGCATCGTCGGCACCCCGCTCGACGAGGAGAGTGTCCACGCCGCCGCGCGCGCGCTGGCGAAGATGGACGTCGAGGCGGTGGCGGTGTGCCTGATGCACGCCTTCGCCAACCCCGAGCACGAGCGCCGCACCGCCGAGATCCTCGCCGCCGCGCTGCCGGGCGTCGCCGTCACGACGTCGACCGACGTGCTGCCCGAGGTCCGCGAGTTCGAGCGCTCGCTGACGACGGTGCTCAACGCCGCGGTGATGCCGGGGATCACCACCTATGTCGGCCGGCTGGAGCGGCGGCTGGCGGACGAGGGGATCGCCGCGCCGCTTCTCCTCATGCAGTCCAACGGCGGCGTCGCCGGCGCGGAGGCGATCCGCAAGGCGCCGGCGCTGACCGCGCTCTCGGGCCCGGCGGCCGGTGTCGTCGGCGCGGCGGCGGACGCGGCGGCCTGCGGCATCGCCGATATCATCACGGTCGACATCGGCGGCACCAGCGCGGACATCTGCCTCATCGAAGGCGGGCGCATCGGGCTGACGCAGAAGGGCTCGGTCGGCGCCTGGCCGCTGCCGCTGCCGATGGTCGACATGGTCACGATCGGCGCCGGCGGCGGCTCGCTCGCCAAGGTGGAGCGGGCGACTCTGTCGGTCGGGCCGCAGAGCGCGGGGGCGATGCCCGGTCCCGCCGCCTACGGCCGCGGCGGCACCGCGCCGACGGTGACGGACGCGCACGTCGTCCTCGGCCACCTGCCGGCCCGCCTCCTGGGGGGAAAGATGGCGCTCGACGTCGAGGCCGCGCGCCGGTCCGTCGCCGAGCACGTCGCCGAGCCGCTGGGGCTCGACGTGGCGACGGCCGCGCGCGGCATCCTGGCGATCGCCGACAACCACATGGTCGGCGCGGTCCGCGTCGTCTCGGTCGAGCGGGGGCACGATCCGCGCGACTTCACCCTCGTCCCGTTCGGCGGGGCGGGACCGCTGCACGGCTGCGCGCTCGCCGATCTTCTCGGCATCCGGCGCGTGATGATCCCGGTCGCGCCCGGCGTCCTGTGCGCCGACGGGCTGCTCGCGGCCGACCTCAAGGCCGAGTTCAGCCGCACCTTGCCGAAGGCCGGCCCGGTGGAGGTGGAGGCCGCCGGCGCCATCCTCGCCGCGCTGAGCGCGCGCGCCACCGCCTGGTTCGACGCCGAAGGCGTCGCGGCGGCCGACCGGCGGACCGCCTCCGTCGCGCTCCTGCGCTATCACGGCCAGGGCAACGAACTCGCCGTGCCCTGGGCCGAAACGCGCGCCGACGTGGAAGCCCGCTTCGCCGAGCGGCACGAAGCGCTCTACGGCTTCGCCCTCGACGCGCCGATCGAACTCGTCACCCTGCGGATCGAGGCGATCGGCGTCGCGTCCGAGCCGACGCGCAACCCCCTCCCCGCCGGCAACCGGCCGGAGCCGACCGAGACGGTCGCGGTTCACTTCGCGGACGGGGCACGGGAGGTCCCGGTCTACGACCGGGCGACCTTCGGCGCGGGTACGCGGTTCGATGGCCCCGCCATCGTCAGCCAGTTCGACACCACCACCCTCGTCGCGCCCGGCTGGAGCGGGACGGTCCACCCCTCCGGCGCCATACTCCTGACGAAAGAGCCCGCATGA